One segment of Ignavibacteria bacterium DNA contains the following:
- a CDS encoding T9SS type A sorting domain-containing protein: MRILFKILSVFILLNSAVHSQTDFLTLAGRWPDGPSRAVAVESNYAYINNGSALEILDITNPDSFISVGKLDLDDYIYCIRVWDRYAYVGGVNGLYIVDISDKAKPKKANAVFLSIVLSMFIKDNFVYAACSDQGLKIVDVSNPSEPKIVSSALYHYFTSGVSIVDSLAYACSPDSGFYVLNVKNKTAPVILGHYDFNHNYDPIDILVNDSIAYITSGNINSYYRKGGFHALNIKNPSNIFEESRFDLVGDWSAIGAKITLNGNYAYVTSNTDVGDYVTVADVSNPHSVKEVLKKSVDYAYDMALKDKRLFVTAEHKGVVSFDVSNPASPVEGASFKTAGTTGNVVRKGDFLYVANSMGGLKVLDISKPSASTEVFSYKGIISFESCNTVGVKDTLLFAGFSGGGYGFSIFSLGSMPALKKISESLPEDIIKIIPAGNYAYAVRPYEFMIYNAADPFHPEKIFSYSTDPVRDLDIAVNGSTLYLLEEMKRVKIFDISNPSGAVLVSEIPVLNAQNFCLKGNYLYVSIYDDGIKIFNVSDPKGPKEVGKIADAGAYKISVLGGFAYVFFTGRGLRVYNLENPASPQLVRFYDEVTYISDMFIDKDYIIFSESANGLSIFKNDAATSVGEKSSYVKDFALLQNYPNPFNPTTQISFQLLEASNVTLRVYDMLGKEVATLVDEYKNAGAHTVRFNASNLPSGMYIYQLRAGEHTSMRKMLILK; encoded by the coding sequence ATGCGTATTTTATTCAAAATTCTTTCAGTCTTTATCCTTCTAAACAGTGCCGTGCATTCTCAGACGGATTTCCTTACACTTGCCGGACGCTGGCCCGACGGTCCTTCTAGAGCCGTAGCCGTGGAAAGCAATTATGCATATATCAATAACGGTTCGGCTCTTGAAATACTGGATATTACCAATCCCGACAGTTTTATTTCTGTCGGCAAACTCGACCTTGATGATTACATATACTGCATAAGAGTGTGGGACAGGTATGCTTATGTCGGCGGGGTAAATGGACTTTACATCGTGGACATTTCAGACAAAGCCAAGCCTAAGAAGGCCAACGCTGTGTTTTTGTCAATTGTACTATCTATGTTTATAAAAGATAATTTTGTTTATGCGGCATGCTCCGACCAAGGCTTAAAAATAGTTGATGTAAGCAATCCTTCAGAACCTAAAATTGTTTCTTCTGCTTTATACCATTATTTTACTTCAGGTGTATCTATAGTCGACTCACTGGCTTATGCCTGCAGTCCGGATTCCGGGTTTTATGTATTAAATGTTAAAAATAAGACTGCCCCCGTAATCTTAGGGCATTATGATTTCAACCATAATTATGACCCCATTGACATCCTGGTAAATGACAGCATTGCATACATAACAAGCGGAAACATAAATTCTTATTATAGAAAAGGAGGGTTTCACGCCCTTAACATAAAAAATCCTTCCAATATATTTGAAGAAAGCAGATTTGATTTAGTGGGCGACTGGAGTGCTATCGGGGCGAAAATAACCCTAAACGGAAATTATGCATATGTAACTTCCAATACTGATGTTGGAGATTATGTTACGGTAGCTGATGTAAGCAATCCCCACAGTGTCAAAGAAGTGCTTAAAAAGAGTGTGGATTATGCTTACGACATGGCCCTAAAAGATAAAAGGCTTTTTGTTACAGCTGAACACAAAGGAGTAGTTTCTTTTGATGTCAGCAACCCCGCTTCACCCGTTGAGGGTGCTTCTTTCAAGACAGCCGGCACCACGGGCAATGTAGTCAGAAAAGGAGACTTCCTCTATGTGGCCAACTCCATGGGCGGACTGAAAGTCCTTGATATTTCTAAGCCGTCAGCCTCAACCGAAGTATTTTCTTATAAGGGGATTATCTCTTTTGAGAGCTGCAATACAGTTGGCGTAAAGGATACACTTCTTTTTGCCGGCTTTTCAGGAGGCGGGTATGGATTTTCAATCTTCAGCCTGGGGAGCATGCCGGCCCTGAAGAAAATAAGTGAATCGCTTCCGGAGGATATAATAAAAATAATACCCGCAGGCAATTACGCATATGCGGTAAGGCCTTATGAATTCATGATTTATAATGCGGCTGATCCATTTCATCCGGAAAAAATATTCAGCTACTCAACGGATCCGGTTAGAGATCTGGATATAGCGGTCAATGGTTCAACATTATATTTATTAGAGGAGATGAAAAGAGTAAAGATCTTTGATATCAGTAATCCCTCAGGAGCAGTTCTCGTCAGTGAAATCCCGGTTTTGAATGCGCAAAACTTTTGCCTTAAAGGCAACTATTTATATGTAAGCATATATGATGACGGGATAAAAATATTTAATGTTTCCGATCCTAAGGGCCCGAAAGAAGTTGGCAAAATTGCAGATGCCGGTGCTTACAAAATTAGTGTGCTGGGTGGCTTTGCTTACGTATTTTTTACGGGCAGAGGACTAAGGGTTTACAATTTAGAGAATCCCGCATCGCCTCAACTTGTAAGATTTTATGATGAGGTTACTTACATTTCAGACATGTTTATTGACAAAGATTATATTATTTTTTCTGAGAGCGCAAACGGGCTTTCCATATTCAAAAATGATGCTGCCACCTCAGTTGGTGAAAAAAGCAGCTATGTAAAGGATTTTGCACTGTTGCAGAACTATCCCAATCCGTTTAATCCAACAACACAGATCAGTTTCCAGCTGCTTGAAGCGTCAAACGTAACTCTCAGGGTGTATGATATGCTTGGAAAGGAAGTGGCAACTCTTGTAGATGAATATAAGAATGCAGGCGCCCACACAGTCCGGTTCAACGCATCAAACCTTCCGAGCGGGATGTATATCTATCAGCTGAGGGCAGGGGAACATACTTCAATGCGCAAGATGTTGATTCTGAAATGA